The genomic segment CGCCGAAGCGAGGAGTTCCGCGCCGGGCGGCAGCCGGCGGATGTCGTCCTGGTGGAACTGCATGACGTCCTGCATCAGCGGCAGGTCGGCGAACAGCGGGTCGGTCCAGGCGACGTCCTTCTTGGACACCAGCCGGGCCCCGACCTCCGGCCCGCGCTCGGCGCGGCCGACCGTGCCGCCCGTGGCCACCGTGAGCAGCTGGGCGCCGAGGCAGATGGCGAGCGTCGGCAGGCGGGTACCGGTCGCGGCCGCGAGCAGCCGGCGCACCTCGGCGAGCCACGGGTGGTTCCGATCGTCCTCGGCGTCCATGCCACCACCGAGCACGACCAAACCCTGGTAACCGTCCAGGTTGTCCGGCAGCGAATCACGCGGCGGCAGCCGGATGTCCAGTTCGGCGCCCGCGCCGGTGAGCCAGTCGCCGAGGGGGCCGGCGGGGTCTGACTCGTCGGGCTGAATGACCAGCAAACGCGTCGGTTCCATGCCTACCAAGGTAGGCCAGCGCCCGGTCAGTGCCGCAGCGGTTCCCCGGTGAACTTCACCTCGAGGTAGCTGAGCACGTACTCGAAGCCGAGCCGCTGGTAGATGCGGTTGCTGACGGGGTTCGCGTCGTCGGCGAACAGGGCGACGTGCTTGATGCCCGCCTGCTGTGCCCGTCGCGAGATCCCGGCCGTGACGCCGGCCGCGTAGCCGTGACCGCGCTGGTCCGGCGGGGTGTAGACGAAGCCGATCCTGGTCATGCCCGCCTCCGGCACCCGGGCGAACGCCATCGAGACGGGCTCGCCGTCCACGCACCACAACCCGAAGACACTGCCGCCGGTCAGCTGGTGGGCAAGCGCTTGCGCGGGGTTCTGCTCCGGTGGGACGTAGGTGACGGCTTCGGCCAAGAACTCGGCCCGCCAGCGCAGGAGGACCTCGGTGTCGTCGGCATCCGCCTGGCGGAACTCACCGCGGACGCCCGTCGGGTCGACGAGCGTGCCGAGTTCGTAGACCCGCTGGCGGAAGCCGTACTCGGGCGTGACGCCGATGTTCCCGGTCCACGCCTGACCGAACGCCTCCACTTGGGGCTCCGGGCCGGACGCGCCGGGAAGCTTGGCGCCTGCGTCGACGAGCGCGTCGGCGACGAGCTGTGCCGCGTCGACGGGCAGACCACTGACCATGGCAGGCCAGCCGCGGTCGCCGATGAACGCGCCGTGCAGCCGGTCGCCGTCGTGGACGGACACCATCGCCTCGG from the Amycolatopsis magusensis genome contains:
- a CDS encoding type 1 glutamine amidotransferase, with protein sequence MEPTRLLVIQPDESDPAGPLGDWLTGAGAELDIRLPPRDSLPDNLDGYQGLVVLGGGMDAEDDRNHPWLAEVRRLLAAATGTRLPTLAICLGAQLLTVATGGTVGRAERGPEVGARLVSKKDVAWTDPLFADLPLMQDVMQFHQDDIRRLPPGAELLASAPWHENQAFRLNQCIYGVQFHIETTPEVVLDWARAEPDLAALAREGAFDTEALTRVHADIAETWRPFAERFVRLAQGRLTPAAAPTRTLPLV
- a CDS encoding GNAT family N-acetyltransferase, with translation MEARVHASFETFAEPAAEVFGADPVRHTGALSAVASARSRRQAEAMVSVHDGDRLHGAFIGDRGWPAMVSGLPVDAAQLVADALVDAGAKLPGASGPEPQVEAFGQAWTGNIGVTPEYGFRQRVYELGTLVDPTGVRGEFRQADADDTEVLLRWRAEFLAEAVTYVPPEQNPAQALAHQLTGGSVFGLWCVDGEPVSMAFARVPEAGMTRIGFVYTPPDQRGHGYAAGVTAGISRRAQQAGIKHVALFADDANPVSNRIYQRLGFEYVLSYLEVKFTGEPLRH